From the genome of Arthrobacter russicus:
GCCCGGGTAGTGAGGTTTTTGCCGGTCTCCTCGGCAGCGAACCCTATGACCCCGGACTTTTCGACCGTCCCATCCCAAAAGAACGGATCGCCTTGCTGGGAAAGGTACGGCTTCTCTTCGGTGCCGACCTCCATGAGCCATTGCACATATCTGTTGTCTTTTGGTGCGAATTCTGGTCGGAACCGAATGTCGGGCCCGTTCTTCGCCTGGGTTAGGTTTGTCAGGGCCTCGCCCAGCACCGGAGCCTCGTAGCCGTCATAGGTTTTCACCCTTGTGCCGGGAATATCGGGTGGAAGGACGATAGGAAGGCTGCCCAGGGGATTGTCTTGGATGGAGGAGCGGACCAGTTCCCTAGCGATTGAGCCGTGCGTCATCCTCGTTAAGGCGATCGAGGTTTCAGAAATTTTCGTACCTGCGAGTAGCTGCTTCCAGTTCAGTGCCACCCGGTCGTGGAGCAGCGACCAAAGCCCTTCCGCATCAACTTGTAGGAGCCCTGTTTCTGGGTCGAACTTTTTGGTGACGATCGGCCCGCATTCCAAGATCTTGCCCTCATACACCACGCCGAGGGACTGTTTCTGTCGTTCCGTCACAGAAGCCACGTTGAGGTGGGCGACTTCTTTGGCATTCGTGGGGATCTTCACCGACACGGTTCCGGGGCCATTCAGGCGTATGCCCCAACTGAGTCCGGCCACCGGTAGGAAGGCGCTAATCAGGCCTGTTTTGGTGTCGGCCGTGAAGACTTCGAACCCGTTCACCACCATGCGGGGGGCACCTCCACGGTCAGATTGGCGCCGGATGCATTTGGTGCCAGGAAAAGCCACGTTGCAGTGCTTCCGCCGAACACCCGCGACCATCCTCGACCGATCAGTTGGGCTCCACGGTCCTCACCGTCAAGGGTCACCGACCCGCTGTCGGAGTCCATGAGCAGGGTCTGACCTGGGAGAACGACGCCGACGTATTGCAGAACGTCGCCGGTGTCTTGCCGGATGATTTGCAAACCTTCCGGGATGGACCCGGTGATCGTGAACTTGGGTGCGGTGTCCGCGGTGCCCAAGTTTTTGATCGAAACCGTCCCCACGGAACCGACGTTCCCGAAATCCAAAATGCCCGGAGCGGCGGGAGACCCGAACAATGGCATGGTGTAGAGTCCGCCGCCGCTGCTGAAAGGCTCGGTAGCCCCTGCCAGTGTTGCGCCGAACTTTCGCGGGTTCGGTGCAACCACTTGGTAGGAGAATCGCACCATGGTCAGGCTTGGGCGGGAGACCCTGATCTCGGTTGCTAGCCAGGCGCTCACCCACCGTGGGGCTTTCCGACCTTCCGTGACGGTGAGTACACCCTCAGTGCCGTCGGCGAGGATCGCCGCCAGTTCGTCCTCAAGGTCATCCGCAGTCAGTTCGTTGTCGCAGTAGGCGGTGGCTGCTACGGAGATCAGCCGCTCATCTTTCACACCGTTGACAGAGAAACTACCCGGGAAGCCCAGCCGCGGAATAGTTTCCCGGCGCATGCTGGGGGAGCCTTTCCAACCAAGCAACCCGTCCTTGTCCAAAACGATTTCGACATTTGTGTTTGGACGGTTATAGATTCGGTCCAGCAGACTGAAATGCACCTTTTCTGGAGCTAACAACACATGGGAAGGAATCAAGTGAGGCCTCCGAACGCGTTGATCAGCTCCCTGGCCGCCGCCTGACCAATGGTCACATCGGACATGCCCGGTTGCGGGTTGAGCGTGAGATTCAGGTTCACCCCGCCGCTCCCACCGGTACCTACGCCTCGGACGTCTGGAGACATGTCCGGAAGCGCTGGCACGGTGACCAGCCCGGTCATGGTGCTGGCGATTTTGCTTTCCATGTCTTCGACGCCCAAGACGAGGCCTTCACCGATGTTCACGCCGTAGCCACGGAACACTTTCGACGGCGAGGCGATACCCAACGCCTGTTTGAAAGGTCCCCTGATGAATTCCGGCACCAAGTCGAGGAAGAAGTTTCCAAGATTTTTCAGCAAAGAACCGGCTCCGTCGATCAGCCCTTGGACGATGTTCCGACCAATATCGAAAAGCCAGCTGCCTGCCTTCGCCAAGGCGATGCCAAGTTTCACCGGTAGATCATTGAAAAACCCGATGAACCCGGCAACAAAGTTCCCGACGCCGCCGAGGATGTTCCGCCACGTATCAGCGAAGAAGCCACCGATGTTGCCTAGGGTGCGGCTGACGAAACTGTAGATCAGGTCAAGCCCGCCCCTGATCACCGAGGCGATGGTGCTGATGACGCCAGTGACGACAGCGCCGATGGTGTTCCAGATCCCGGAGAAAATGTTTCCGATGCCGGTCCAAACCATCGACCAGTTGCCGGAAATGGCACCAGTCACAACTTGGATGACGCCTTGGATGACCGGCATGATCGCGGTGATGATGTTCGCGATGGCACCAAAAACTGTCTGTACTACCGGCATCAAAGCCTGGATGATCGGCAACAGCGCCGAGGCGAAAACAGCTACTAGCGGTGCGATGGCAGCGATAACAGCCTGCAAGACCGGAACAACTGCCATGAAAACCTGTGTAAATGGCGGCAATAGGGTGCTCACCAGTTCAGAGATGATCGGCGCCAGTTGGCCGACCAGGCTCGCGATTAC
Proteins encoded in this window:
- a CDS encoding phage tail domain-containing protein, whose amino-acid sequence is MIPSHVLLAPEKVHFSLLDRIYNRPNTNVEIVLDKDGLLGWKGSPSMRRETIPRLGFPGSFSVNGVKDERLISVAATAYCDNELTADDLEDELAAILADGTEGVLTVTEGRKAPRWVSAWLATEIRVSRPSLTMVRFSYQVVAPNPRKFGATLAGATEPFSSGGGLYTMPLFGSPAAPGILDFGNVGSVGTVSIKNLGTADTAPKFTITGSIPEGLQIIRQDTGDVLQYVGVVLPGQTLLMDSDSGSVTLDGEDRGAQLIGRGWSRVFGGSTATWLFLAPNASGANLTVEVPPAWW